CGCACCCACCTCGAAGACGCACGCCGCGAGTTCGGCGACGATCCTCGCCTGCTCTACTCGCTCGCGCGCTGCTGCCGCGCGGTCGGAGACCACGCCGCCGCCGTCACGGCCCTCGACCGTGCGGTCGAGGAAATGCCGGCCAGCGTGGCGCTGCATACGCTGCGCCGCGATTGTCTCGTCGACCTCGAATGGTGGTCGCGCGCGGAAGCCGCCCAGCAGCGCGTAGTCGATCTGCTGACCGGCGATCCCGACGAGAAGCAGCGCCTGATCGACATCCGCATGAAGGCTGCCGAGTCCGGCGACGCCGGCGAGCGCGAGACCGCGCTGCGCGGCGTGCTGGCCATGGATCCGTCGTGGCCTGCGGCGGCAACGAGTCGTGCGTCGATGCTGGCCGCGCAGGGAAAGAAGCGCGCAGCGGTCCGGGTTCTCTTCCGAGCGGCCAAAAGGCGCCCCGCCGAAGAGACTCTGCGCGCGCTCGACGCGCTGCTCGAAGACGGCGGCAGCCGCCAGCTGCTGCGCCTGTACCGCAGGCTGGGACGCGCGCACCCCCACAGCAGCGAGATTTCGCTGCACCACGCGGCGCAGCTGATTCGCCTCGGCCGCACCGTCGAGGCCGCGACGCTGATCCGCGAGCTCGGCGAGCTGGTTGGACGCGATGCGGCAGTCGCCGAAAGCCTGCGCGCGAAAATGCTCGAAGGACAGGCGGATTCGAGCGGGGTCAACGAGGCCTTGCGGCGCGCGCTCGACAAGTCGCTCGAGGCCTGAAGCCGGCGCGCGCCGGCCCGGCCGATCGGCGCTTCAACCCACGAACCGCCGCGGCGGCAATACTCGGCCACACCCGAAAAGGAACGCTTTTCCGCCCCGATAGGCGCTTGCGTTAGAGCGACGCCTCTCAGTAGAACCGCCTGTCTCGTTCGCCTGGCCGGCAGCGAACACAGGGGTGGAATGTCGAACAGCTTTGCATGCGCCAGGCGGCGGTCTCGTCGCCCGAAGATCCTCGCAGTCTGCTCTCTCGCACTGACCTGGCTCGCGGCCTTCTCCGCGCCTGCGTTCGCGACTGCGGCGGCCGGCACGAAGCCGGTCGCTGAGCTGCTGCGTGACGACGGCACGCTCGACCTCGGTACGGGCTACAACGGAACGGTCAGCCTGGCAGGCTTCCGCATGGAGACCGCGCCGGACGGCTCGCCGCGCTTCGTCGCCGACCAGGTGACGAACGATGCGACCGCGGATTCCGACGCGCAGGCCGCCGCACCGCTGCCCGGCTCGGGAAACTGGGATACACGTTTTGCGGGCCCGCCCGGCGTCAGCGGCACGGTCAGCGCACTCGCTGTGATCGGAACCGACCTTTACGTGGGCGGAGATTTCCTGACGGCGGGCAGCGTCCCAGCGAGCCGCATCGCGAAATGGAACGGATCGTCGTGGTCGGCTCTCGGCACCGGCGTCAACTCCGAGGTTCACGCGCTCGCGGTGATCGGAACCGATCTGTATGCCGGCGGCTTCTTCCTGAACGCCGGCGGCGTTCCGGCGGCGCACGTCGCCAAGTGGAACGGCTCGGCGTGGTCGGCTCTCGGCAGCGGCACCAATTCGGACATCCGCGCGTTCACCGTCGTCGGCACCGATCTTTACGCGGGCGGGCTGTTTACGACGGCCGGAGGCAACGCGGCCAACCGCGTTGCCCGATGGAACGGCAGCACGTGGTCGGCTCTCGGCGTCGGGGTCAACGGCTCGGTGGTTTCGCTCGCGACGATCGGCACCGATGTCTACGCGGGCGGTTACTTCACGACCGCCGGCGGCGCCGCCGCCAATCGCATCGCCAAATGGAACGGCACTGCGTGGTCGGCGTTGTCGACGGGCACCACCGGCCCGGTGCTGTCGCTGGCCGTGATCGGCACCAGCCTCTATGCCGGCGGATCGTTCACGTCGGCCGGCGGTACGTCGGCAAACAACATCGCGCGCTGGAGCGGGGTTTCGTGGTCGGCGCTCGGCAGCGGCACCGACAGCGACGTATTCGCGCTCACGGTGGTCGGCACCGATCTTTATGCAGCCGGCGAATTCACGACCGCCGGAGGAAATGCCGCCGACACGGTCGCGAGGTGGAACGGGTCGGCGTGGTCGGCGATCGGATCGGGCACCAACAACGCGATCAATGCGCTCGCTGCGATCGGCACGAGAATTTACGCCGGCGGCCTCTTCACGATCATCGGCGGCCAGTCGGCGACCGCCGTCGGACAGTTCGACGGCCTTTCGTGGTCCACACTCGGCAGCGACAGCGGATCCGGCATGAATGACTCCGTTCTGTCGCTGGCGGTGATCGGAACCAATCTTTACGCGGCCGGATACTTCACGAGCGCCGGGGGAGTAGCGGCCAGTCACATCGCACGCTGGAACGGTCTGACGTGGGCTCCGCTCGGCACCGGAACCAACGCCGAGGTCTACGGGCTGGCTGTGATCGGCTCGGATCTTTATGCCGGCGGTGCGTTCACGACGGCCGGCGGCATATCGGTCAATCGCGTCGCCAAGTGGAACGGATCGACGTGGTCCGCGCTCGCAAGCGGCGCCAACGACGACGTCTATGCCGTCGTGGCGATCGGAACGAGCCTCTACATCGGTGGAGTGTTCACGAGGGCCGGCAACACGAACGCCGATTCGATCGCACGCTGGAACGGGACCGCATGGTCCGCGCTCGGCTCGGGAGTCGACAACGTCGTCAGCGCTCTTGCCGCGATCGGAACCGATCTGTACGCCGGTGGAGCATTTCTCAATGCCGGCGGATCGCCGGCCAATCACGTCGCGAAATGGAACGGGACGACGTGGTCCGCGCTCGGCGCGGGCACCGCCAGCGACGTCTTCGCGCTCGCGTCGGTCGGCACCGATCTCTACGCAGGCGGTAATTTCACGACCGCCGGAGGCGTTGCGGCGCTTCGCATCGCGAAGTGGAACGGAGTGGCGTGGAGCGCGGTCGGCGGCGGCATGAACAGCCTCGTCTACTCGCTTGCCGGTTTCGGAACCGATCTGTACGCCGGCGGATTGTTCTCGGACGCGGGCGGAACGCCCGCCGACTCGGTCGCGCGATGGGACGGCGTCGCATGGAACGCGCTCGGCAGCGGCACGAGCGACAGCGCGTCCGCATTCGCGATGGTCAACTCGGATCTCTACGTGGGCGGGGATTTTCGCGCGGCCGGCGGCACCGCGTCTTCGTTCATCGGCCTTTTCTATACGGGCCTGTGCGGCAACGGCACCGTCGATGTCGGCGAGACCTGCGATCCGGTCGCCGCGCCGTCGTCGATCTGCTGCAACGCGACGACCTGCCAGCTCGCAAGCGCCGGAACCAGTTGTCACGAGAAGCAGGGGCCGTGCGATCAGGCCGCAACCTGCAACGGATCGACGGCGACGTGTCCGTCGACTGCGTTTCTTCCGTCGACGACGGTCTGCCGCAGCGCGGCCGGAGTCTGCGACGTTGCCGAGACGTGCACGGGATCGAGCGCGTTCTGCCCGGGCAACGGATTCGTCAGCGCCGCGAGCGAATGCCGCGGCGCAGCCGGCAACTGCGACGTCGCCGAAACCTGCACGGGATCGTCGGCTGCGTGCCCTGCCAACGCGTTCGCGCCAACGACGGTCACGTGCCGGTCTTCCGCCGGCGTCTGCGACTCGGCCGAAAAATGCACCGGCTCGGCGGCCACCTGCCCGGCCGATACGCTGGTGGCATCGACGACGACCTGCCGCAGCACGGCCGGAGTGTGCGACGCTGCCGAAAGGTGCACCGGCGCGAGTGCCGTGTGCCCGCCGGACGTGCTGGCCACCACCGCCACGACCTGCCGCGCATCGGTCGGCCCATGCGATCAGACCGAGCAGTGCACCGGCACGGCGCTGTCGTGTCCGACCGATATCGTCGCGCCGACTTCCGTTGTCTGCCGGCCGTCGGGAGGCGTCTGCGACGTCGCGGAAAACTGTACCGGAACTTCCTCCTTGTGCCCTGCCGCCGCGTTCGTGCCGTCGTCGACGGTGTGCCGCAGCGGCGGTGACGTATGCGATTCGGCCGAGCGCTGCACGGGTTCGAGCGCAGGATGCCCTGCCGACGTCTTTGCTTCTCCCGCAGTCGTCTGTCGCGGCTCGAGCGGTGTGTGCGACAGCGTCGAGAACTGCACGGGCTCTTCGGGAAGCTGTCCGGCCGATGTGCTCGCGACGACGTCGCTGACGTGCCGCGGGTCGGCCGGCGCATGCGACACGGTGGAAAAATGCACCGGCACCAGCGCACTGTGCCCGCCCGATACGCTGCTCCCGACGTCTTCGGTTTGCCGCATCTCGGCCGGAACGTGCGACGTCGCCGAGCTCTGCACCGGCACCGGCCCGGCATGCCCCGTCGATGCGTTCGTGCCGTCGTCGACGACCTGTCGCGACGCGGCCGGCACGTGCGATCTCGTCGAGCACTGCACGGGAAGCACCGCGAGCTGCCCCGCCAACGCGTTCACGCCGTCGACCGTGACGTGCCGCGGGTCGGCAGGAATCTGCGATTCGGTCGAGAAGTGCACCGGTTCGACGGCCGCATGCCCGGCCGACACGCAGTCGAGCTCGACCACCGTCTGCCGAAGCGCGGCCGGAGTCTGCGATACGGCCGAGACCTGCACCGGTTCGGGCATTGCGTGTCCGGCCGACGCGCTTGCGAGCTCCACCGCAGTCTGCCGCGGCGCCGTCAGCCCGTGCGACGCCGCCGAAACCTGCACCGGAGCGGACATCGCGTGTCCGGCCGACATCGTCGCATCGTCGGCGATCACATGCCGCGCGTCGGCGGGAATCTGCGACGTCGCCGAACAGTGCGACGGAACCAGCGCGAGCTGCCCGGCCAACGCGTTCGTGCCGACGCAGGCGATGTGCCGCAGCAGCGCAGGCGTCTGCGACGTGGCCGAGTTCTGCAGCGGCTCCGCGGCCGCGTGTCCTTCGAACGCGCTCGCGACATCGTCCGTGGTCTGCCGCACGTCGGGCGGCTCGATCTGCGACTCGAGCGAAACCTGCACCGGAACGTCGACGGCGTGCCCGGCCGACGTCCTTGCGACTTCGTCGACGGTCTGCCGCGCTGCAACCGGCGCGTGCGACGCGGTCGAGACCTGCACCGGTTCCACTTCGAGCTGTCCGGCCGATTTGCTGGCCGCGTCGACCGTGACGTGCCGCGCCGCGATCAGTCCGTGCGACGCGGCTGAGACCTGCACCGGATCGGGCATCGCGTGCCCGGCCGACGTCGTTGCATCGACGTCGGTGACGTGTCGCGCGTCGGCCGGAGTCTGCGACGTGGCCGAGCAGTGCAACGGCACCAGCGCGAGCTGCCCGGCCAATGCGTTCGTCCCGACTTCGACGATGTGCCGCAGCACCGCAGGCGTGTGCGACGTGGCCGAGTTCTGCAGCGGGTCCGCGGCCGCGTGTCCTTCGAACGCGCTTGCGACATCGTCCGTGGTCTGCCGCACGTCGGGCGGCTCGATCTGCGACTCGAGCGAAACCTGCACGGGAACTTCGACGTCGTGCCCCGCCGACGTGCTTGCGCCGTCGACGACGGTCTGCCGCACCGCAACCGGCGTATGCGACGCCGCCGAGACGTGCACCGGCTCGACATCGGTCTGCCCTGCGGATGCGCTGGCCGCGTCGACCGTGACGTGCCGCGCGGCGATCAGTCCGTGCGACGCCGCCGAAAAATGCACGGGCACAGGCACCGCGTGTCCGGTCGACATCGTCGCGTCGTCCACGACGACGTGCCGCGCGTCGGCCGGCGTCTGCGACGTCGCCGAGCAGTGCAACGGAACCGGCGCCGCCTGTCCGGCCGATTCGTTCGTGTCGTCGCAGACGTCGTGCCGCGCGTCGACGGGCGTCTGCGACACCACCGAGTTCTGTACCGGTGCGTCGGCAAACTGCCCGGCCAATTCGTTCGAAGCGTCGTCGGTCGTCTGCCGATCCTCCGGCGGCATCTGCGACAGCGCCGAGCGCTGCAGCGGCTCGACCGCGTCGTGTCCGGGCGACGTCCTGGCCGCGACGACGACCATCTGTCGCGGCCAGGCCGGCGTCTGCGATACGGCCGAGGCCTGCAATGGCAGCTCCCCGGCTTGTCCTGCCGATTCGCTCGCGTCGTCGTCGCTGACGTGCCGCGCAGCGGTCAGCGCCTGCGACGCCGCCGAGACGTGCACCGGGACGGGTACCGCGTGTCCGGCCGACATCGTCGCATCTTCGGCGGTCACGTGCCGCGCGTCGGCGGGAGTCTGCGACGTCGCCGAGCAGTGCAGCGGAACCAGCGCGAGCTGCCCCGCGGACGTGTTCGTGCCGACCTCTACGATGTGTCGCGGCAGCGCAGGCGTCTGCGACGTGGCCGAGTTCTGCACGGGCGCGTCGGCAGCATGTCCGGCGAACGACCTCGCCTCGACATCCGTCGTCTGCCGCGCATCGGCCGGCGCAATCTGCGACAGCGCCGAACACTGCACGGGCGCGAGCGTGTCGTGCCCGGGCGACGTGCTCGCAAGCTCGACGACCGTGTGCCGCATCGCGACCGGTCCGTGCGACGCGGTGGAAAACTGCACCGGTGCGTCCGCGATCTGTCCGGCCGACTCGCTTTCCGCAACGAACGTCGTCTGCCGCGCCGCAGCCGGCAGCTGCGACGTCGTCGAGAACTGCACCGGCGCAAGCTCTTCGTGTCCGACGGATGTCGTCGCATCGTCCGCAACGACCTGCCGCGCGGCCGCCGGCGTCTGCGACGTCGGCGAGCTCTGCACCGGAAGCAGCGGCGCGTGCCCGGCCGACGGATTCGTCTCGACGCAGACCACGTGTCGCGCGGCTGCCGGCGTCTGCGACGTTGCCGAGACGTGCAGCGGGAGCTCGCCGAGCTGTCCCGCCAATTCGTTTGCCGGCTCGACGCTGGTCTGCCGCGTCTCCGGCGGCGCGATCTGCGACTCGGCGGAAACGTGCACCGGATCGTCCGCTTCGTGCCCGGCCGACGTCCTCGCGAGCTTATCGACCGTGTGCCGCACGGCAACCGGGCCGTGCGATGCCGCCGAACGATGCACCGGAACCAGCGGAGTCTGTCCGGGCGATGCGCTCGCGACGTCTTCGACCGTCTGCCGCGCGAGCGCGAGCGTCTGCGACGTGGTCGAGAGCTGCACGGGACAATCTTCGGATTGTCCGCCCGACTCGGTCGGCCCGTCGTCCACGGTTTGCCGTGCAGTCGCCGGCGTGTGCGACGTCGCCGAGCACTGCACGGGTGCGACACCGACATGCCCTACCGATGTGTTCACGGCATCGTCGGCGCTTTGCCGCGCGGCCAGCGGCATCTGCGATGCCGCCGAGAACTGCTCGGGTGAGAGCGCCGCGTGTCCTGCCGACGGCTTCGCGTCGTCGCAGACGACGTGCCGCGTGTCGGGCGGCGCGTGCGACAGCGCCGAGACGTGCACCGGCAGCTCGACCGACTGTCCGGCCGACGTGCTGGCTTCGTCGGCAACGACGTGCCGGTCATCGCAGGCCGTCTGCGATGCGGCCGAGCACTGCGACGGAACCTCGGCGGCGTGTCCGGCGAACTCATTCGCACCGACGACGACCGTCTGCCGCACACCGAACGGAATCTGCGACGTGGCCGAGCATTGCACCGGCACGGCGATCCAGTGTCCGGCCAATGTGTTCGCGCCGTCGTCGGCGCTCTGCCGTGCGGCCGCCGGCGATTGCGACGTCGCC
The genomic region above belongs to Candidatus Limnocylindrales bacterium and contains:
- a CDS encoding tetratricopeptide repeat protein, whose protein sequence is MFRRTVSFVAAVAIIGAVASLVYLNSQPTTFRWGPTHETTLPLAWLIVASTVAGAALVSIAMLAREGHWAMRQWKLLRALRTSERAARRRSEARASVLAGRHAKARTLLAKTASGASAVIDDAVDFGEAFLAEGRAADGRTHLEDARREFGDDPRLLYSLARCCRAVGDHAAAVTALDRAVEEMPASVALHTLRRDCLVDLEWWSRAEAAQQRVVDLLTGDPDEKQRLIDIRMKAAESGDAGERETALRGVLAMDPSWPAAATSRASMLAAQGKKRAAVRVLFRAAKRRPAEETLRALDALLEDGGSRQLLRLYRRLGRAHPHSSEISLHHAAQLIRLGRTVEAATLIRELGELVGRDAAVAESLRAKMLEGQADSSGVNEALRRALDKSLEA